Proteins co-encoded in one Nitratireductor kimnyeongensis genomic window:
- a CDS encoding DUF983 domain-containing protein: MKNAEYNPTDNPMLTGALGRCPQCQKGHIFKGYLQLAKSCEVCGLDYSFADPADGPAFFAMTIAAVPALAFGVWFQMAFELPLWVHVFTTVPLTILSCMALLRPLKGWLVCSQYFHKAEEGSIDHAWHSEAAAKKADQA; this comes from the coding sequence ATGAAGAACGCCGAGTACAATCCCACCGACAATCCGATGCTGACCGGGGCCCTTGGCCGCTGCCCGCAATGCCAGAAGGGTCACATCTTCAAAGGCTATCTCCAGCTGGCGAAAAGCTGCGAAGTTTGCGGGCTCGACTACTCCTTCGCCGACCCGGCCGACGGTCCGGCCTTCTTTGCGATGACCATCGCCGCTGTTCCCGCGCTCGCCTTCGGGGTCTGGTTCCAGATGGCATTCGAACTGCCGCTTTGGGTCCACGTTTTCACGACCGTGCCGCTGACGATCCTGAGCTGCATGGCGCTTTTGCGCCCGCTCAAGGGCTGGCTCGTCTGCTCACAATATTTTCACAAGGCCGAGGAAGGCTCCATCGACCACGCCTGGCACAGCGAGGCGGCGGCTAAGAAAGCCGATCAGGCCTAG
- a CDS encoding ABC transporter permease: MASFLLKRILQAVFVVFVVTLTVSFAIRLTGDPALMLSQGAGSVTEEDLANIRQALGLNEPFISQYWDFIKGLFVGDFGRSFLGGTSVSLLISKALPATLALAFSSMLVSIAISIPLGIHAAVNKGKTADQVIRILSLVGLSFPNFWLAIMLVLVFSIMLQWLPPSGMSGFASFIMPAVTMGVILTATNVRLVRTAMLETLRSQYIQVARAKGLSETKVLYKHALRNCAIPLITYFGLQFGGLLGGIVVIERVFNWPGLGTLAFDAVSGRDYPVLQAVITVLSLLIIGVNLLVDIAYGLVDPRIRNR; the protein is encoded by the coding sequence GTGGCCAGTTTTCTTCTTAAACGCATCCTGCAGGCGGTGTTCGTCGTTTTCGTCGTCACCCTCACGGTGTCGTTCGCCATCCGGCTGACCGGTGATCCGGCACTCATGCTCTCCCAGGGTGCAGGCAGCGTCACGGAAGAGGATCTGGCGAATATCCGTCAGGCGCTCGGCCTCAACGAGCCCTTCATCTCCCAGTACTGGGATTTCATCAAAGGCCTTTTCGTCGGCGATTTCGGCCGCAGCTTCCTTGGTGGAACCTCGGTGTCCCTGCTTATCTCCAAGGCTTTGCCTGCCACGCTGGCGCTGGCCTTCTCGTCCATGCTGGTCTCCATCGCGATTTCCATTCCGCTTGGCATTCACGCTGCAGTCAACAAGGGCAAGACCGCCGATCAGGTGATACGAATCCTGTCACTGGTCGGTTTGTCTTTCCCGAATTTCTGGCTCGCCATCATGCTGGTTCTGGTGTTCTCGATCATGCTGCAATGGCTGCCGCCATCAGGCATGAGCGGGTTTGCCAGCTTCATCATGCCGGCGGTCACCATGGGCGTCATTCTCACCGCCACCAATGTGCGGCTGGTGCGCACGGCCATGCTCGAGACGCTGCGCTCGCAATATATTCAGGTCGCCCGTGCAAAAGGCCTGAGCGAAACCAAGGTGCTCTACAAGCATGCGCTCAGAAACTGCGCCATTCCACTGATCACCTATTTCGGCCTCCAGTTCGGTGGCCTTCTGGGAGGCATCGTTGTCATCGAGCGGGTGTTCAATTGGCCTGGCCTCGGCACGCTCGCCTTCGATGCTGTCTCCGGTCGTGACTATCCGGTCCTTCAAGCCGTCATCACCGTGCTTTCGCTGCTTATCATCGGTGTCAACCTGCTGGTCGATATCGCCTATGGGTTGGTCGATCCGCGCATCCGCAACCGATAG
- a CDS encoding peptidase M14, with translation MTAIFEKTFDRTLDRLLADYASEAWRGAELEAWLFEDEAARRGAEKRFTAAGVTARLHSAYKPLVHFFLEDAPASRRIAVTYPVSSAAAEQRFLLEAYPLAGMVGEAEIAFTAAPVDGPHEYGVEITAADGSVSRHAVFAPNRLADDHIGKRLLSPCGWLRVRHPDGRVVDEALATDFERLFHETMAAIDAHPWGEDEPFFDALHVRVSMPGADTRLPVGEEAISLHEALHEDFYFSLLELFQKKSGRKLGSRGLQPGQIIPVIAAGEGATTVKVETRRLTTEPALWPAQPLHEAVGPFSVSMIAETLEEIGGETFEVASRSGRAVPARHVRGTDHPILLSGGQHPNEISGVAGALRGASLLSEREGAHFTVSPLENPDGYALHYALCQSQPHHMHHAARYTALGDDLEYREAEPLYEKGIRREAYSRTKAVLHVNLHGYPSHEWTRPLTGYIPRGFEMWTVPKGFFLVARHKPGWAERMRHLIEKVTVELAQIPDLVAFNAAQIRLYEIHAGALQFEVLNGFPITITEVDRHDAPMTLVTEYPDETVYGDAFRLAHEAQTRTVIAAYDALQEMMAESLTV, from the coding sequence ATGACCGCGATCTTCGAAAAGACCTTTGACCGCACGCTCGACCGTCTGCTCGCCGACTACGCCAGTGAGGCATGGCGTGGCGCGGAGCTGGAGGCCTGGCTTTTCGAGGATGAGGCGGCGCGGCGCGGCGCCGAAAAACGCTTCACGGCAGCGGGCGTGACCGCGCGGCTGCACAGCGCCTACAAGCCGCTGGTTCATTTCTTTCTGGAAGACGCGCCCGCCTCGCGGCGCATCGCCGTCACCTATCCGGTAAGCTCTGCCGCTGCCGAACAGCGCTTCCTGCTGGAGGCTTATCCGCTTGCCGGCATGGTGGGTGAAGCCGAGATCGCTTTCACCGCGGCTCCGGTCGATGGCCCGCACGAATATGGCGTCGAGATCACGGCGGCGGACGGCTCCGTTTCGCGCCATGCGGTCTTCGCACCCAACCGGCTTGCCGACGATCACATTGGCAAAAGGCTTCTTTCGCCCTGCGGCTGGCTGCGCGTGCGTCACCCGGATGGCCGCGTTGTTGACGAAGCGCTCGCAACCGATTTCGAGCGCCTGTTTCATGAAACGATGGCCGCCATCGATGCCCATCCATGGGGTGAAGACGAGCCATTTTTCGACGCGCTTCACGTCCGTGTTTCCATGCCCGGCGCAGACACACGCCTCCCGGTTGGCGAGGAAGCGATCAGCTTGCACGAAGCGCTGCACGAGGACTTCTATTTCTCGCTGCTTGAACTCTTCCAGAAGAAGTCGGGCCGCAAGCTCGGTTCGCGCGGGCTCCAGCCCGGCCAGATCATCCCGGTTATTGCCGCGGGCGAAGGTGCAACCACCGTCAAGGTCGAAACCCGGCGGCTCACCACCGAACCCGCCCTTTGGCCGGCGCAGCCGTTGCATGAAGCAGTCGGGCCGTTCTCCGTCTCCATGATTGCCGAGACGCTTGAAGAGATCGGCGGCGAGACGTTCGAGGTGGCCTCGCGCTCCGGCCGCGCTGTCCCGGCGCGCCATGTGCGCGGAACCGATCATCCGATCCTGTTGAGCGGTGGGCAGCACCCCAACGAGATTTCCGGTGTCGCAGGCGCGCTGCGTGGTGCTTCGCTTCTTTCTGAGCGCGAGGGCGCGCATTTCACGGTGTCGCCGCTGGAAAATCCGGACGGTTATGCCCTTCATTATGCTCTGTGCCAGAGCCAGCCGCACCATATGCACCACGCCGCCCGTTACACCGCGCTCGGCGACGATCTGGAATACCGTGAAGCCGAACCCCTTTATGAGAAAGGCATTCGCCGCGAAGCGTATTCACGTACGAAGGCCGTGCTCCACGTCAATCTGCACGGCTATCCCTCGCATGAATGGACGCGACCGCTGACTGGTTACATTCCGCGCGGTTTTGAGATGTGGACCGTACCGAAGGGCTTTTTCCTGGTCGCGCGTCACAAGCCGGGCTGGGCCGAGCGCATGCGCCATCTCATTGAAAAGGTAACGGTCGAACTGGCGCAGATTCCGGACCTGGTCGCCTTCAATGCGGCGCAGATCAGGCTTTATGAAATCCACGCCGGAGCGCTTCAGTTCGAGGTATTGAACGGCTTTCCGATCACCATCACGGAAGTGGATCGTCACGACGCGCCGATGACGCTCGTCACCGAGTATCCGGACGAGACGGTCTATGGCGATGCCTTCCGGCTCGCCCATGAAGCGCAGACCCGGACGGTGATTGCCGCCTATGACGCGCTTCAGGAGATGATGGCGGAGAGCCTGACGGTCTAG
- a CDS encoding ABC transporter permease, with protein MAQAVSRLRHFKNIEFILGILLAGTMTLLVLLSPLLFPDGGEQINLTARLTKPFTDWAHILGTDPLGRDVLARVITGGKISLLVGFTSVAGAVVVGVVMGLISGYYRGFWDMLVMRFADVQLALPFILLAITFIAIVGGGITNTIILLIVSQWVQYARLVRGSVLSLNDREFIHAAKAIGVPDFKILFQHLLPNLAGPVIVLMTLNVATNILLESSLTFLGLGVDPTIPSWGGMLADGRTYLQNAWWVSVFPGLAILFTVLGLNLLGDWLRDLLDPTGRTET; from the coding sequence ATGGCACAGGCTGTTTCGCGTTTGCGTCACTTCAAGAACATCGAGTTCATTCTCGGCATTCTGCTTGCCGGAACGATGACGCTTCTGGTTCTGCTATCACCACTGCTCTTTCCCGATGGCGGCGAGCAGATCAATCTGACCGCGCGCCTGACAAAACCCTTCACCGACTGGGCCCATATTCTGGGCACCGACCCGCTCGGCCGCGATGTGCTGGCGCGTGTGATCACCGGCGGAAAGATCTCGCTTCTGGTCGGCTTCACCTCCGTTGCCGGCGCCGTGGTGGTCGGTGTCGTCATGGGGCTGATCTCGGGCTATTATCGCGGCTTCTGGGACATGCTCGTCATGCGCTTTGCCGACGTGCAGCTGGCGCTTCCCTTCATTCTGCTCGCCATCACCTTCATCGCCATAGTGGGCGGCGGCATCACCAACACGATCATCCTGCTCATTGTCTCGCAATGGGTTCAGTATGCCCGCCTTGTGCGCGGCTCCGTCCTGTCGCTCAATGACCGCGAGTTCATTCATGCCGCCAAGGCCATCGGCGTGCCGGATTTCAAGATCCTTTTCCAACACCTCCTGCCCAACCTTGCCGGACCGGTCATCGTCTTGATGACACTCAACGTCGCCACCAACATTCTTCTGGAAAGCTCGCTTACCTTCCTCGGCCTCGGCGTGGATCCGACGATCCCGAGCTGGGGCGGAATGCTGGCCGATGGGCGCACCTATCTGCAGAACGCATGGTGGGTCAGCGTCTTTCCGGGGCTTGCAATCCTCTTCACCGTGCTCGGCCTGAACCTTCTTGGCGACTGGCTGCGCGATCTCCTCGATCCAACAGGACGCACAGAAACATGA
- a CDS encoding LysR family transcriptional regulator translates to MRPFSWDDLQYFLAVARTGQLSAAARKLRTNHATVSRRIDRLEQALGTRLFERNPRGYLLTAAGEKMVERAEVIEREASQVQSELAGDATSVSGVVRISTLEGFGNFFLADRLPDLASSMPSLSIELLIIQQIVSLSRREADMSVTLSTNRAGSHHYEKISMYRLFLYGTRDYLEKHPPVRRRSDLASHRIIGYIEDMIFTPGLDYHREILPGVRAFYQSSSIHAQLAATRKGLGLCVMPNFMARHYPDLVPVIPKEIHLERYYWCIAHQDVAHTPRIRMLTDFIKTEAEAAKDDFHGQNLLT, encoded by the coding sequence ATGCGGCCATTTTCCTGGGACGACCTCCAATACTTCCTCGCTGTCGCAAGGACGGGCCAGCTTTCGGCGGCTGCGCGCAAGCTGAGAACCAATCACGCCACGGTTTCGCGCCGCATCGACAGGCTGGAGCAGGCGCTGGGGACAAGGCTCTTCGAGCGCAATCCGCGCGGCTACCTGCTGACGGCGGCGGGTGAAAAGATGGTGGAGCGGGCCGAGGTGATCGAGCGCGAAGCCTCGCAGGTTCAGAGCGAGCTTGCCGGCGACGCGACCTCGGTCAGCGGCGTCGTGCGTATCAGCACGCTGGAAGGGTTCGGCAATTTCTTTCTTGCAGATCGCCTGCCCGACCTCGCCAGTTCCATGCCCTCTCTGTCGATCGAGCTTCTCATCATCCAGCAGATCGTCTCATTGTCACGCCGCGAGGCGGACATGTCGGTGACGCTTTCGACAAACAGGGCGGGTTCCCACCACTACGAGAAGATCAGCATGTACCGCCTGTTTCTGTATGGCACGCGCGACTATCTGGAAAAGCACCCGCCGGTGCGCCGCAGATCCGATTTGGCCTCCCATCGGATCATCGGCTACATTGAAGACATGATCTTCACGCCGGGCCTCGATTACCATCGGGAGATATTGCCGGGCGTCCGCGCCTTCTATCAGAGCTCCAGCATTCACGCGCAGCTTGCCGCCACGCGAAAAGGGCTGGGGCTGTGCGTGATGCCTAACTTCATGGCGCGGCATTACCCCGACCTTGTGCCGGTCATTCCGAAGGAAATTCATCTCGAACGCTATTACTGGTGCATCGCCCATCAGGACGTCGCGCACACGCCGCGCATCCGGATGCTGACGGACTTCATCAAGACCGAAGCGGAGGCCGCGAAGGACGATTTTCACGGCCAGAATCTTTTGACGTAA